The proteins below are encoded in one region of Bacillus vallismortis:
- a CDS encoding YnfA family protein yields the protein MMLMTILLFLAAGLAEIGGGYLVWLWLREAKPVGYGISGALILIVYGILPTFQSFPSFGRVYAAYGGVFIVLAVLWGWLVDRKTPDLYDWVGAMICLIGVCVILFAPRG from the coding sequence GTGATGCTGATGACCATTCTTTTATTTCTCGCGGCGGGGCTTGCCGAAATTGGCGGCGGGTATTTGGTTTGGCTGTGGCTGAGAGAAGCAAAGCCAGTCGGCTACGGGATATCCGGAGCGCTGATCTTGATTGTCTACGGCATTCTTCCGACGTTTCAGTCCTTCCCTTCCTTCGGCCGTGTATATGCCGCTTATGGTGGGGTGTTCATCGTGCTTGCGGTTCTGTGGGGATGGCTTGTCGACCGAAAAACACCAGATCTTTATGACTGGGTCGGCGCAATGATTTGCCTCATCGGCGTCTGTGTCATCTTATTTGCGCCGCGCGGATAA
- a CDS encoding small acid-soluble spore protein H: MNVQRAKEIVESPDMKKVTHNGVPIYIQHVNEESGTARIYPLDEPQEEHEVQLTNLKED, translated from the coding sequence ATGAATGTTCAAAGGGCGAAAGAAATTGTAGAATCTCCCGACATGAAGAAAGTCACACACAACGGAGTTCCTATTTACATTCAGCATGTGAATGAAGAGAGCGGAACAGCGAGAATTTATCCGCTCGACGAACCACAAGAGGAGCATGAAGTACAGCTGACCAACTTAAAAGAGGACTAA
- a CDS encoding sigma-54-dependent Fis family transcriptional regulator, whose translation MNSIPNDLQTWKRFVKDGVLDEARLRKRIAESWHRCKKAEVNPYLEKGPKVLQQTELDQQSKKHSFFLTTAKPYLEKLLPAMKEMEMMALLIDSDGVVLALDGQPRALYEAKRINFVEGACWTETAVGTNAIGTALHISEPVAIQGSEHYSIASHQWNCSAAPVHHEDGSLAGVIDISCPAAGAHPHMLGIATAIAYAAERELAAKSREKELELINRFGDRAASRVPMVLCNAKQHIINASIPIRTSMPDWQGRHLYEVKERGFSIEKAVTVGDGGTCFYLSEQKKKAAFRFNGVIGQSGRSQAMLKNLERAAAADTTVCLSGETGTGKEVAARALHENSERRHGPFVAVNCGAIPSDLIESELFGYAEGAFTGAKRQGYKGAFQKANHGTLFLDEIGEISHSMQVALLRVLQERKITPIGGTKDIPVDIKVVAATHGDLRELAESGKIREDLFYRLHVYPIELPPLRDRPEDIPDLFQYYKQKNRWPGELPPAFLDVLKQWRWPGNIRELFNVFERLSIRFPDGCLTDEPLTALLEAAGLPISPAQKKPAAAGALTLREQIQKEVIIRALESAKGNISQAAKISGIPRSTFYKRLKKFNLSAES comes from the coding sequence ATGAATTCGATCCCAAACGATTTGCAAACCTGGAAACGTTTTGTGAAAGACGGTGTACTAGACGAAGCCCGATTAAGAAAACGGATCGCCGAGTCATGGCATCGCTGCAAAAAAGCTGAGGTCAATCCGTATTTAGAAAAAGGCCCAAAGGTTTTACAGCAAACGGAGCTGGATCAGCAGTCAAAAAAGCATTCATTCTTCCTGACGACCGCTAAGCCTTACTTGGAAAAACTGCTGCCTGCCATGAAAGAAATGGAAATGATGGCGCTGTTAATTGATTCTGACGGTGTTGTTCTGGCATTGGACGGCCAGCCCCGTGCGCTCTATGAAGCCAAGCGCATCAACTTCGTCGAAGGCGCGTGCTGGACGGAAACAGCTGTCGGAACAAATGCGATTGGCACGGCGCTCCACATCAGTGAGCCCGTTGCCATACAAGGATCAGAGCATTATTCTATCGCTTCCCATCAATGGAACTGTTCAGCCGCTCCGGTTCACCATGAAGATGGCAGCCTTGCGGGGGTGATTGACATATCGTGTCCGGCGGCAGGCGCGCATCCTCATATGCTCGGCATTGCCACGGCGATCGCCTATGCCGCGGAACGGGAACTGGCAGCCAAAAGCCGTGAGAAAGAGCTGGAGCTGATCAACCGTTTTGGCGATAGGGCAGCATCCCGTGTGCCAATGGTGCTTTGCAATGCCAAACAGCACATTATCAACGCGAGCATACCGATTCGAACCTCAATGCCTGATTGGCAAGGCCGGCATCTGTATGAGGTGAAGGAACGGGGCTTTTCGATCGAAAAAGCCGTCACTGTGGGGGATGGCGGCACTTGTTTTTATTTGTCGGAACAAAAGAAAAAGGCAGCGTTTCGATTCAATGGAGTTATCGGACAAAGCGGCCGATCGCAAGCAATGCTGAAGAACCTTGAACGAGCGGCTGCGGCGGATACAACGGTCTGTCTGTCGGGCGAAACTGGCACGGGGAAGGAAGTTGCGGCCCGCGCGCTTCATGAGAACAGCGAGCGGCGGCACGGCCCGTTTGTTGCTGTCAATTGCGGAGCGATTCCGTCTGATTTGATTGAAAGCGAGCTGTTCGGCTATGCGGAGGGCGCTTTTACGGGAGCGAAACGACAAGGCTACAAAGGCGCCTTTCAAAAAGCGAATCATGGGACCTTATTTTTAGATGAGATCGGAGAAATCTCCCATTCAATGCAGGTTGCGCTATTACGGGTGCTTCAAGAACGCAAGATCACGCCGATTGGCGGAACGAAAGACATTCCGGTTGATATCAAAGTGGTTGCCGCCACACATGGCGATTTGCGCGAGCTTGCCGAAAGCGGAAAAATCAGAGAGGACTTGTTTTACCGCCTTCATGTCTATCCAATCGAGCTCCCTCCTTTACGCGACCGCCCCGAGGATATTCCGGATCTCTTTCAGTACTACAAACAGAAAAATCGTTGGCCTGGCGAACTTCCTCCCGCTTTTTTGGATGTGCTGAAGCAATGGAGGTGGCCGGGGAATATTCGCGAGCTGTTTAATGTGTTTGAACGTCTATCTATTAGATTTCCGGATGGCTGCCTGACGGATGAGCCGCTTACCGCTTTACTTGAGGCCGCAGGACTGCCGATCAGCCCGGCACAAAAAAAGCCGGCTGCCGCCGGCGCCCTGACCCTTCGTGAGCAAATCCAAAAAGAGGTCATCATTAGAGCGCTTGAATCCGCGAAAGGAAACATCTCTCAAGCCGCCAAAATCAGCGGGATTCCTCGCAGCACTTTCTACAAACGGCTCAAAAAATTCAACTTGTCCGCTGAATCCTAA
- the acoL gene encoding acetoin dehydrogenase complex dihydrolipoyl dehydrogenase, producing the protein MTLAIIGGGPAGYAAAVSAAQQGRNVLLIDRGPLGGTCLNEGCIPTKSLLESANVLDKIKHADRFGVELPPGAISVDWSKMLNRKQQVVRQLVQGVQYLMKKNQIKVVKGTASFLSDRKLLIEGENGKEIREANQILIASGSEPIELPFAPYDGEWIIDSKDALSLSDIPSSLVIIGGGVIGCEYAGLFARLGSKVTIIETAGQLIPAEDEDIARLFQEKLEEDGVEVHTSSRLERVDQTAKTAIWKSGQREFKTKADYVLVAIGRKPRLDGLQLEQASVDFSPKGIPVNGHMQTNVPHIYACGDAIGGIQLAHAAFHEGIIAASHASGRDVKINEKHVPRCIYTSPEIACIGMTEQQARCVYGDVKIGEFPFSANGKALIKQQAEGKVKIMAEPEFGEIVGVSMIGPDVTELIGQAAAIMNGEMTADMAEHFIAAHPTLSETLHEALLSTIGLAVHA; encoded by the coding sequence ATGACACTAGCCATTATCGGCGGCGGACCTGCAGGTTATGCCGCCGCAGTCTCCGCGGCTCAGCAGGGCAGAAACGTGCTGCTGATTGACAGAGGACCGCTTGGGGGAACCTGCCTGAATGAAGGCTGCATCCCGACGAAGTCTTTGTTAGAAAGCGCAAACGTTCTCGATAAAATCAAGCATGCCGACCGCTTTGGAGTCGAACTTCCGCCCGGTGCGATCTCGGTTGATTGGAGCAAAATGCTGAACCGAAAACAACAGGTTGTCAGACAGCTTGTCCAAGGTGTTCAATATTTAATGAAGAAAAATCAAATAAAGGTTGTAAAGGGGACGGCCTCCTTCCTTTCTGACAGAAAGCTCTTAATCGAAGGAGAGAACGGAAAAGAAATCAGAGAGGCGAACCAAATCTTGATTGCATCTGGATCAGAGCCGATCGAGCTGCCATTCGCCCCGTATGACGGCGAATGGATTATCGACAGCAAGGATGCGCTTTCCCTTTCTGACATTCCGTCTTCACTTGTCATTATTGGCGGCGGTGTCATCGGCTGTGAGTATGCCGGGCTGTTTGCCAGACTGGGATCGAAGGTGACCATCATTGAAACAGCCGGCCAGCTGATTCCGGCTGAAGATGAAGATATTGCCCGGCTCTTTCAGGAGAAGCTTGAGGAAGACGGTGTTGAAGTGCATACTTCATCCAGGTTAGAGCGGGTGGATCAAACGGCCAAAACGGCAATATGGAAAAGCGGACAGAGGGAGTTTAAAACGAAGGCTGATTATGTGCTGGTGGCGATTGGCAGAAAACCCCGTCTTGACGGATTGCAGCTGGAGCAGGCCAGTGTTGATTTTTCTCCAAAAGGCATTCCGGTGAACGGGCACATGCAGACGAACGTGCCTCATATTTATGCGTGCGGAGATGCAATCGGAGGCATTCAGCTGGCGCACGCGGCTTTCCACGAGGGCATTATCGCCGCTTCCCATGCTTCCGGAAGAGATGTCAAAATCAATGAGAAGCATGTGCCCCGCTGTATCTACACATCACCGGAAATCGCGTGCATCGGAATGACGGAACAACAGGCAAGATGCGTATACGGGGATGTGAAGATTGGAGAATTTCCTTTTTCAGCAAACGGCAAAGCGCTCATTAAACAGCAAGCGGAAGGAAAAGTTAAAATCATGGCAGAACCCGAATTCGGGGAAATCGTCGGTGTCTCGATGATTGGCCCTGATGTGACCGAGCTCATCGGGCAGGCGGCTGCGATCATGAATGGTGAGATGACCGCTGATATGGCTGAGCATTTCATTGCCGCCCATCCAACACTATCGGAAACATTGCACGAGGCGCTGTTAAGCACAATCGGTCTTGCGGTGCATGCATAG
- a CDS encoding dihydrolipoamide acetyltransferase family protein — translation MAVKVVMPKLGMAMKQGEVSIWNKKVGDPVEKGESIASIQSEKIEMDIEAPEKGTLIDIKVKEGEEVPPGTAICYIGDANESVQEEAKAPAAEDSEPLAVQPEKQENKPAAAKKERIKISPVARKIAEKAGLDLKQLKGTGPGGRIVKDDVTKALAEQKNDRAEPISAHKAKETPVTGMRKVIAARMQESLANSAQLTITMKADITKLAALQKQLSPTAEERYGTKLTMTHFVAKAAVLALQAHPALNSFYQNERIITHPHVHLGMAVAVENGLVVPVIRHAEKQSLIQLAQSISEQAKKAREGRAESGDLQGSTFSITNLGAFGVEHFTPILNPPETGILGIGASYDTPVYQGEDIVRSTLLPLSLTFDHRACDGAPAAAFLKAIITYLEDPAALIL, via the coding sequence ATGGCGGTAAAAGTAGTGATGCCAAAATTGGGAATGGCCATGAAACAAGGGGAAGTATCGATATGGAATAAAAAAGTAGGCGACCCGGTTGAAAAGGGAGAAAGCATTGCCAGCATTCAATCGGAGAAAATTGAAATGGATATCGAGGCGCCTGAAAAAGGAACGCTGATCGATATCAAAGTAAAAGAGGGTGAAGAGGTTCCGCCCGGCACAGCGATCTGCTACATTGGGGACGCCAATGAATCGGTGCAGGAAGAGGCGAAAGCACCTGCTGCAGAAGATAGCGAGCCGCTAGCCGTCCAGCCCGAAAAACAAGAAAACAAACCCGCAGCCGCGAAAAAAGAACGAATCAAAATATCTCCAGTCGCCAGAAAAATAGCGGAAAAAGCGGGATTAGACCTGAAACAGCTGAAAGGCACTGGACCAGGCGGGCGAATTGTAAAGGATGATGTGACAAAGGCGCTTGCTGAACAGAAAAATGACCGGGCAGAGCCGATTTCTGCGCATAAGGCGAAGGAAACGCCGGTGACAGGCATGAGAAAAGTCATCGCGGCCCGAATGCAGGAAAGCCTGGCAAACAGCGCGCAGCTGACGATTACGATGAAAGCTGATATCACCAAGCTGGCAGCTCTTCAAAAACAGCTTTCTCCAACTGCGGAAGAGAGGTATGGCACAAAGCTGACGATGACTCATTTTGTGGCAAAAGCCGCCGTTCTCGCTCTGCAAGCTCATCCTGCGCTGAATAGCTTTTATCAAAATGAGCGCATCATCACACATCCTCATGTGCACCTCGGAATGGCTGTGGCGGTGGAAAATGGGTTAGTTGTGCCTGTGATCCGCCATGCTGAAAAGCAGTCGTTGATTCAACTGGCCCAATCCATCTCAGAACAAGCCAAAAAAGCACGTGAGGGACGGGCGGAAAGCGGAGACCTGCAAGGCTCAACCTTCTCCATTACAAACCTTGGCGCTTTTGGAGTGGAGCATTTCACACCAATATTAAATCCACCGGAAACAGGCATTCTCGGCATCGGAGCAAGCTATGACACGCCGGTATATCAAGGCGAGGACATCGTCAGAAGCACGCTCCTGCCGCTCAGTCTGACATTTGATCACAGAGCCTGTGACGGTGCTCCTGCGGCTGCCTTTCTGAAGGCGATTATAACATATTTGGAAGACCCGGCAGCATTAATTTTATAG
- the acoB gene encoding acetoin:2,6-dichlorophenolindophenol oxidoreductase subunit beta — protein MARVISMSDALNEAMKLAMRKDENVLLIGEDVAGGAAVDHLQDDEAWGGVLGVTKGLVQEFGRTRVLDTPISEAGYMGAAMAAASTGLRPIAELMFNDFIGTCFDQVINQGAKFRYMFGGKAQVPITVRTTYGAGFRAAAQHSQALYGLFTSIPGLKTVVPSNPYDAKGLLLAAIEDNDPVFFFEDKTSYNMKGEVPEDYYTIPIGKADIKREGNDITLFAVGKQVNTALSAAAKLSEKGIEAEVLDPRSLSPLDEEAIFTSLEKTNRLIIIDEANPRCSIATDIAAIVADKGFDLLDAPIKRITAPHTPVPFSPVLEDQYLPTPDQIVSVTLELLGEPAMN, from the coding sequence ATGGCGAGAGTCATAAGCATGTCAGACGCGCTCAATGAAGCGATGAAGCTTGCGATGAGAAAAGACGAAAATGTGCTTTTGATCGGCGAGGATGTCGCCGGGGGAGCGGCGGTCGATCATTTGCAGGATGATGAAGCATGGGGCGGTGTATTAGGGGTCACGAAGGGTCTCGTGCAGGAATTCGGGCGCACAAGAGTGCTGGACACACCGATTTCTGAGGCGGGCTACATGGGTGCGGCTATGGCTGCGGCATCAACCGGGCTGAGACCAATTGCCGAGCTGATGTTTAATGATTTTATCGGCACGTGCTTTGACCAGGTGATCAACCAAGGCGCGAAATTCCGCTATATGTTCGGCGGAAAAGCGCAAGTGCCGATTACCGTCCGCACCACGTACGGAGCGGGGTTCCGGGCCGCTGCCCAGCATTCGCAGGCGCTGTATGGCCTATTCACCAGCATCCCGGGACTGAAGACGGTTGTTCCATCCAATCCGTATGACGCCAAAGGCTTGCTGCTGGCGGCAATCGAAGACAATGATCCGGTGTTCTTTTTTGAAGACAAAACGTCCTACAACATGAAGGGCGAGGTGCCGGAAGATTATTATACAATCCCGATCGGAAAAGCGGACATCAAACGCGAAGGCAATGATATCACCCTGTTTGCGGTCGGCAAGCAGGTGAATACCGCGCTTAGTGCGGCGGCGAAGCTTTCAGAGAAAGGCATCGAAGCTGAGGTGCTTGATCCCCGCAGCCTGTCTCCTCTGGATGAGGAAGCGATTTTCACATCGTTAGAAAAAACAAACCGGCTGATCATTATTGATGAAGCCAATCCGCGTTGCAGCATTGCCACAGATATCGCTGCGATTGTCGCCGACAAGGGCTTTGATTTGCTGGATGCGCCGATTAAGCGGATTACAGCGCCGCATACACCGGTGCCGTTTTCGCCAGTGCTTGAGGATCAATATTTGCCGACACCAGATCAAATTGTCAGCGTCACGCTTGAATTGCTTGGCGAGCCGGCAATGAATTAA
- the acoA gene encoding acetoin:2,6-dichlorophenolindophenol oxidoreductase subunit alpha gives MELLKREGLSLTEEKALWMYQKMLEIRGFEDKVHVLFAQGVLPGFVHLYAGEEAVAVGVCAHLHDGDSITSTHRGHGHCIAKGCDLDGMMAEIFGKATGLCKGKGGSMHIADLNKGMLGANGIVGGGFTLACGSALTAKYKQTKNVSVCFFGDGANNQGTFHEGLNLAAVWNLPVVFVAENNGYGEATPFEYASACDSIADRAAAYNMPGVTVDGKDILAVYQAAEEAIERARNGGGPSLIECMTYRNYGHFEGDAQTYKTKNERAEHLEEKDAIQGFKNYLLKETDANKLSDIEKRVNESIEKAVSFSKDSPYPKESELLTDVYVSYEKGGM, from the coding sequence ATGGAATTGTTAAAACGAGAAGGCTTGTCATTAACTGAGGAGAAAGCGCTGTGGATGTACCAAAAGATGCTGGAAATCAGGGGCTTTGAAGACAAAGTACATGTGCTGTTCGCACAGGGAGTGCTTCCCGGATTCGTCCATTTGTATGCCGGTGAGGAAGCGGTAGCTGTAGGGGTGTGCGCTCATTTACATGATGGAGACAGCATTACAAGCACGCACAGAGGACACGGCCATTGTATCGCCAAAGGCTGTGATCTGGATGGCATGATGGCGGAAATATTCGGGAAAGCGACCGGCCTGTGTAAAGGAAAGGGCGGTTCTATGCACATTGCCGATCTCAATAAAGGTATGTTAGGGGCAAATGGAATCGTCGGGGGCGGATTTACGCTCGCATGCGGATCAGCGCTCACTGCTAAATATAAACAGACTAAAAATGTAAGCGTTTGCTTTTTTGGAGATGGAGCAAATAACCAAGGCACCTTCCATGAGGGACTGAACTTAGCGGCAGTATGGAACCTTCCTGTGGTATTTGTAGCCGAAAACAACGGCTACGGTGAAGCCACTCCATTTGAGTACGCGTCGGCCTGTGATTCAATCGCCGATCGGGCGGCTGCCTATAATATGCCTGGGGTTACGGTGGACGGAAAAGATATTTTAGCAGTTTACCAGGCAGCCGAGGAAGCGATAGAAAGAGCAAGAAACGGCGGGGGGCCGTCTTTGATCGAATGTATGACCTACAGAAACTACGGCCATTTCGAAGGGGATGCCCAAACGTATAAAACAAAGAATGAAAGAGCTGAGCACCTTGAAGAAAAGGATGCCATCCAAGGTTTTAAAAACTATCTTTTAAAAGAAACAGATGCCAATAAACTGTCAGACATTGAAAAGCGTGTCAATGAATCGATTGAAAAAGCCGTCTCGTTTAGCAAAGACAGCCCATATCCGAAAGAGTCTGAGCTGCTGACAGACGTCTACGTGTCATACGAAAAAGGGGGAATGTGA
- a CDS encoding DUF6884 domain-containing protein, which produces MKRLCIIPCGKKKIWDIYPDNGPTRAKDAYLSPFHQACERYAKVFFDEWVILSAKHGFLRPDDIVSGNYDVTFGTGHPEIMTTGELRRQFCERGFSDIEELVMLGGKKYRSVLNTVTGEHQRISWPLSSYKGIGYMLQALNRAVEEKQEL; this is translated from the coding sequence ATGAAACGACTATGCATCATCCCCTGCGGCAAGAAAAAAATATGGGACATCTATCCGGATAACGGTCCAACAAGGGCGAAAGACGCTTATCTCAGCCCGTTCCATCAAGCGTGCGAGCGATATGCGAAAGTATTTTTCGATGAGTGGGTGATTTTGTCGGCGAAGCACGGATTTCTTCGCCCAGATGATATCGTATCTGGAAATTACGATGTGACGTTTGGCACCGGTCATCCGGAAATCATGACAACAGGGGAGCTGCGCCGCCAATTTTGCGAAAGGGGATTTTCTGATATCGAAGAGCTCGTCATGCTTGGCGGAAAAAAATATCGAAGCGTCCTAAACACCGTCACCGGCGAGCATCAACGAATCAGCTGGCCGCTGTCATCGTACAAAGGCATTGGCTACATGCTTCAAGCGCTGAATCGGGCTGTTGAAGAAAAACAAGAATTGTAG
- a CDS encoding GNAT family N-acetyltransferase, which yields MKEFPIIETKRLILREVNVEDAKDMLLYLSDQDVVKPMGLEPFETTSDVCTEITWYKSIYERGTGIRWGITRKDSGIVIGSCGFLNRIAKHYRAEVGYELRKDYWRKGIASEALEAVVKYGYNHLQLERIEALIEPSNIPSIKLIEKQGFSREGLLRHYEFACGTFEDLYMYSMIKGDFTSGR from the coding sequence ATGAAAGAATTTCCTATAATTGAAACAAAAAGATTGATTTTAAGAGAAGTAAACGTTGAAGATGCCAAAGATATGCTACTCTATCTTTCAGATCAAGATGTTGTGAAGCCGATGGGATTAGAACCCTTTGAAACAACTAGTGATGTTTGTACAGAGATTACATGGTATAAATCGATATATGAAAGAGGTACAGGAATCAGATGGGGCATTACACGTAAAGATTCTGGCATCGTCATAGGAAGTTGTGGATTTCTTAATAGAATCGCAAAACATTATCGAGCTGAGGTTGGGTATGAATTACGCAAAGATTACTGGAGAAAAGGCATCGCCAGTGAAGCATTAGAAGCTGTCGTCAAATATGGATATAACCACTTGCAGCTGGAAAGGATTGAAGCTCTTATTGAACCTTCTAATATCCCATCGATAAAACTCATAGAAAAACAAGGTTTTAGCAGAGAGGGTTTGCTGAGACATTATGAATTTGCTTGTGGTACATTTGAAGATTTATATATGTATTCAATGATCAAAGGAGATTTTACATCTGGAAGGTAA
- a CDS encoding ABC transporter ATP-binding protein gives MEELIYNKIKNLYYVSMTNQHGGIHHMTKKTIVDVIKYTLPVKSRVALVIAFTLSLLSAAIGLISPLIVKEFVDQFSNQVLDWTLIALVVGLLITDSVSSTVASSIIKFTEQKVVYLLREILWSKILKLPVSYFQKNKSESLVSRLTEDATLISSILTKDLIDFVMAIISVIGAIIVLMFTDFWLTILVIVLVPLTFVLVIPLFKRIELIHYTRQEKLSEVTVFSSQILRNFKIVKAYGREEDEQAKGKNFFSSMYQLSIKEAIIDSVIYPLLSVIGFVIVVIVVGFGFWRLGSGDLTMGTLVAFVLYLFQVIVHVAGIGMNIGSYHEAKGSLKQVFGILMEKEEESKTAKDSKMEFPFNEIKLENVHFSYDKKENVIANLSLHVCRGEVLALIGESGAGKSTIINLLERFYEPDSGNMLIDNISYKNIPPQIWRKGFSLVSQDTSLFDGTIKDNIKYANPNATDDEVIFAAKQASAHEFIMKLEEGYDSDIGDYGSYLSGGQKQRIAIARAFLRKSSFVLLDEYTSNVDSDTEQELIKAVSQLRGDMGFIIIAHRLSTVKGADKIAVMKDGQLEDIGTHEELIKRNDYYVRVIREQMDRG, from the coding sequence TTGGAAGAGTTAATTTATAATAAAATAAAAAATCTATACTATGTATCTATGACTAACCAGCATGGGGGAATACATCATATGACTAAAAAAACAATAGTAGACGTTATAAAATATACTTTACCAGTGAAAAGCAGAGTCGCCCTGGTTATAGCGTTTACTTTATCGTTGCTAAGTGCTGCGATTGGTTTGATTTCTCCATTGATCGTAAAGGAGTTTGTTGATCAATTTTCAAACCAAGTGCTAGATTGGACGTTAATTGCTCTTGTAGTTGGCTTGTTAATAACAGACAGCGTGTCCTCTACAGTTGCTTCATCTATTATAAAATTCACGGAACAAAAAGTAGTATATCTATTAAGAGAAATTTTATGGAGTAAGATATTAAAACTGCCTGTTTCGTATTTCCAAAAAAATAAGTCTGAGTCTTTAGTTAGTCGTCTTACAGAAGATGCCACATTAATATCATCCATCTTAACAAAAGATCTAATAGATTTCGTAATGGCCATTATATCTGTGATTGGAGCCATTATTGTCTTAATGTTTACTGACTTTTGGCTAACAATATTAGTGATTGTGCTTGTACCGCTTACTTTTGTACTAGTTATACCGCTTTTTAAAAGAATAGAGCTTATTCATTATACTCGACAAGAAAAGTTATCAGAGGTTACCGTATTTTCTTCGCAAATACTAAGGAATTTTAAAATTGTGAAGGCTTATGGTAGGGAAGAAGATGAACAAGCCAAAGGAAAGAATTTCTTTTCTAGTATGTATCAACTAAGTATTAAAGAAGCGATTATAGATTCCGTCATCTATCCTTTATTGAGTGTGATTGGTTTTGTGATTGTTGTAATCGTTGTTGGATTTGGTTTCTGGCGTTTAGGTTCTGGAGACCTTACAATGGGTACGTTAGTTGCATTTGTCTTATACTTGTTCCAGGTTATTGTACATGTCGCGGGCATTGGGATGAATATTGGCTCTTATCATGAAGCGAAAGGTTCCTTAAAACAAGTGTTTGGAATTTTAATGGAAAAAGAAGAAGAGAGCAAAACAGCGAAAGATAGTAAAATGGAATTTCCTTTTAATGAGATTAAGCTTGAAAATGTTCATTTTTCATATGATAAGAAGGAGAATGTCATCGCTAATCTTTCATTACATGTTTGTCGTGGAGAAGTACTGGCGCTGATTGGCGAGAGCGGTGCAGGGAAATCGACAATTATTAATTTGCTTGAAAGATTCTACGAACCAGACTCTGGCAACATGCTAATTGATAACATTTCTTATAAGAATATTCCTCCGCAAATTTGGCGAAAGGGGTTTAGCCTTGTTTCGCAAGATACGTCGTTGTTTGATGGAACAATTAAGGATAATATTAAGTATGCAAATCCAAATGCAACAGATGATGAAGTTATTTTTGCAGCAAAACAAGCGAGCGCTCATGAATTTATAATGAAATTAGAAGAAGGATATGATTCGGATATTGGTGACTATGGTAGTTATCTTTCTGGTGGGCAAAAACAAAGAATAGCAATTGCTAGAGCCTTTTTAAGAAAAAGTTCATTTGTCTTATTAGATGAGTATACTTCTAATGTTGACAGTGACACTGAACAGGAGTTAATTAAAGCAGTTTCTCAGTTAAGAGGAGATATGGGATTTATCATTATTGCTCATAGACTTTCCACTGTAAAAGGTGCCGATAAAATTGCCGTAATGAAAGATGGGCAGTTAGAGGATATAGGAACGCACGAGGAATTAATAAAGAGAAATGACTATTATGTAAGAGTAATTAGAGAACAAATGGATCGTGGTTAA